Genomic DNA from Alkalihalobacterium alkalinitrilicum:
AATCTTTAGTTCCAATTTAGACGAATTTTTTATGGTACGAGTTGCAGGATTAAAAGATCAAGTAAAAGCTGGGTTTAACCGCCCTGAAAATAAAGCAGGATTGACTCCAAAACAACAACTTAAAAGGATATCAGAAAAAACGCAACAACTAGTTCGTCTCCAGGATAATATGTTTTGCGAAACGCTATTACCGATGCTTTACCATGAAGGTGTTCATTTTTTAGCTATCGATGAAGTAACTAATGAGCAAATGACATTTTTAGAAGAGCGCTTTAATCACTATATTTTCCCTGTGCTCACACCTATGGCCATTGATGCATACCGGCCGTTTCCAATGTTACTCAATAAAAGTTTAAACTTAGCTGTCTTGTTGAAAGAGGATAATAGACAACAAGAAAAAGAACGCCTCGCTATCGTGCAAGTTCCTAGTGTATTAAGTCGTTTTATTCAACTTCCTACTCGAGATGATAAACAACAGTTCATTTTGCTTGAAGATGTCATTAGCCATTTTATTGGAGTACTCTTCCAAGGGTATAAAGTGCTCTCCGTTTCACCATTTCGAATTACAAGAAATGCCGATTTAACAATTCATGAAGAGGGAGCAAGAGATCTTTTAAGAGAAATAGAAAAGGAATTAAAGAAACGAAAATGGGGAGCTACGGTTCGTCTTGAAATGCAGGAAGGGTTAATGGAATCAAAAGTTTTAAACCTCTTGCTAGACGTTTTAGAAGTTCATAGTAATGACGTTTATTCTTTTAAAGGTCCATTAGATCTTTCTTTCTTATTTAAGCTATACGGTAAACTCGTATCGGAATTTGAGCATTTAGCAAATGAAAACTTTATTCCGCAACCACCTGTGGACTTAATAAATGAAGAAAATATTTTTCATGCAATCGATAAAAAAGACATTTTTCTTCATCACCCTTACGAATCGTTTCATCCAATTCTAGATTTCTTAAGTATGGCGGCAGATGATCCAAGTGTGCTCGCAATTAAGCAAACGCTATATCGTGTCAGTGGAGACTCGCCAATCATTCATTCACTTGCACGAGCAGCAGAACAAGGAAAACAAGTAACAGTATTAGTGGAATTAAAAGCTAGATTTGATGAAGAAAATAATATCCAGTGGGCAAAAAAATTAGAAAAAGCAGGTGTCCATGTTATCTACGGAATTACCGCTTTAAAAACTCATAGCAAAATAACGTTAGTCGTACGGCATGAGAATAATAAAATACAACGGTATGTTCACTTAGGTACTGGAAACTACAATGACTCTACCGCAAAGCTTTATACAGACATGGGTATTCTTACCTCTGAGGAAGACTTCGGGATAGATGCGACTAACTTTTTCAACTATTTAAGTGGATATAGTGACAAACCCGTCTGGAATCATATATCAACAGCACCTTTTCAAATCAGAGAAACTTTTATTGACGCAATTAATCAAGAAATAAGCGCTCATCTCCAAACAGGTAATGGGAGAATTATTGCTAAAATGAATTCATTAACAGACAAACCGATTATACTTAAACTTTACGAAGCCTCTCAAGCAGGAGTAAAAATTGATTTAATTGTTCGAGGAATTTGCTGTTTACGTCCTGGTATAGAAGGAGTGAGTGAAAACATTCGTGTTCGAAGTATTGTCGATCGCTTCCTTGAACATAGTCGGATCTTTTATTTCCATCATGGTGGACAAGAAAGCATTTTCCTTTCCTCCGCAGATTGGATGACAAGAAATATGGAAAAACGAATTGAAATCCTATTTCCAATTTACAGTCCGAATATTAAGCAACGAATTATAGAAGTTCTAAACATCACGCTAAAAGATAATGTCAAAGCAAGAGAACAGGACAAGACTGGCCATTATCATTATGTTGCTTGCCACAACGGAGAAACACCGATCCAGAGTCAACTTGCTTTTTATGAGATGGCTGCTCGTTTTAATGAAGATTATTAATATTGAAAAGAGTGTATTTGTCAGAATAAGTAGTTTCCCAAAAAATTCAAGTCTTCTAGGAAGTACTGAGCCATTAGCGGCTGTTTTTACAACGGTCTTTTGGTTAATAGAACCTTTTGGAAGTTTTCAATGGATTGGTACCACTTGTATCCTTATCATGATTTTATTATTGGCTTTGAATAAAGAACCCTTTTTCAAAAACGATTTCTAAAAAAGAAAAGCCCCTCAAAATCAGCTAGTTTCGCTGAGAGGGGCTTTTAACAAGTGAGAGTTCATTATGCTTTTAATCTACTGCTTCAATTCGTTTTATTATTTTTGCAGGATTTCCACCCACTACCACATTGTCTGGTACTTCTTTTGTTACGACAGCACCCGAAGCGATGACGACATTATTACCTATTTTAACCCCAGAGTTAATAACAGGGTTAAAAATTGTGTATAGCGAAAAGTAATAGTTTATACATTTAAAGAGTAGTCTAAAAAGCTACTCTTGTCTTAATCTCAGTTTAGTTTTTAGGGTGTCTAGACCCCCACCTCTTAGCGTAGCGTAGGTGGGAAGTTCTATTCAGGTAGAGTCGAGATCTATCTGATTCTCCGATGTCCCAGCTTGTTGATACGAGTTCGCTTAAAGAAAGCTGCTCAAAATACAATCATTTTTTTAGATTTGCCTTCATTAATGAGGATATCTGTTGCTCGTCTTTATTTGAAATTTTTTCTAGTTGATTAATAACTAACTCTTGCCGTTGCACTGAATGGTTTTGACTTAATTTCGCTTTTCCTTCAATCTTGTTGATTTTTATTTTGAAACCTTGAACTCCTTTGTTCATACCAGCAAGAAACTCAGGGTCTACTTCTCGTAATCGATATGAACTATCAGGAGCTTCATACTTCAATACCATATCATGTAAGGATTCGATTAACTCACGTTCATCCTCTAAAAGTTCGACTTCTCCGTAAACATGAACCGTCACATAATTCCATGTTGGTACAGCTTTATTCGTCTCATACAAAGATGGAGAGATATAACAATGAGGACCATGAAATATGGCTAAGACGGTTTGATTTACGATATCTTTCCACTGCGGATTCGGACGAGCAAAATGTCCATATAAGTATGTATTCTCCTTGTTCAACATCACCTTTCAATAATTTCTCTTGTTCTTTTCATAAAGCCACTCATTTCAAGTTTTTTTATCGCACGAGAAGCTGGTATTCGATCTCCTTTTATCATCTCAGCTAACCTTTTCTTGAATGATACCTGGGTTTTTACATATTCGCACAAGGTACCAATACTGCCCTTTTGTATGGTCAGCTATATTACTTATAGAATCTTCTCTTTCTATCTAATGATACTATAAAATAGGAAATTTACCCTTTTTTATGCCATTAGCAACAATCCTTACGAAAAACAGTCTAATAAAAAGAGACCGAATCACTCTTCGATTCGGTCTGATAATTAGGTTGTTATTTACTATGTTTCTCCACAGAATCGGAACTACTTACCGTCAGTTACCTCTATTTATATTTATGCTGTTCGCTGAACCTTCGAACGAAGATATCGAGTAATAACGCCTTGTTTAGGAGAAAAGAAAAACACGATCCCAAATAGGACAGAAGCAACGAGAACAATGGCTGCTCCAGACGCAACATCATAAATAACAGAAAAGAAAATTCCTAGAATAGCTGAGATGGAACCGAAAAATGCCGATAAAAATAACATGACGGGAAGTCGATCCGTTAATAAGTATGCCGTTGCACCTGGTGTAATTAACATTGCTACGACTAAAATTATTCCTACTGTTTTTAAGGAAGCTACCGTTACCAAAGATAAGAGCAGCATTAGCAAGTAATGAATTAATTGAACTGGAATACCTGCTGCTTTGGCCATTGTCGGGTCAAACGTACTCATTAGTAATGGACGGTAAAATAAAAATATCATTAATAATACAAAAATTCCTATACCAAATGTAACCCAAAGATCGCTTCTCGAAACAGCCAAAACATTTCCAAATAAAATATGCCATAGATCTAAAGACGTCCCGCGTAAATTGGTTAGGAGAACAACACCTAGAGCAAATGCAGCTGTAAATAAAATACCTATAGCTGAGTCGTCTTTAATTCGGCTATTTTGAGATACATAGCCAATCCCAAGTGCCGTTAATACCCCCGCAATAACAGCTCCAATAAAGAAACTACTTCCGACCATATATGCAATAACGACTCCAGGCAATACGGCGTGAGAAATAGCGTCACCCATAAGAGCCATTCCACGTAAGATTATAAAACAACCAATAACCCCGCATATAATCCCAACTAAAATAGCCGCAATTAAAGCTTGCTGAAGATAATTATAACGAGACACTTGGTCAATAAATGTTAATATATCTTGCATTAGTTACTCACCACCATCATTTGGTCATTCTCTTTGAAAAGTTTAATCTTCCCTTGATACGTTTTTGATAGTAGCTCAGGTTTAAACGTTTCACTCACTTCACCATAACCAATAAGTTCTTTATTAACTAACATAATTTGATCAAAGTACTCTTCTACCTTACTCAAATCGTGGTGCACAACTAAGATTGTTTTGCCTTCCTCTTTTAGAGTTTTTAATATACGAATAATAATATCTTCAGAAGTAATATCGATACCAGCAAAAGGTTCATCGAGAAAGAACAATGTCGCTTGCTGTGCTAAAGCTCTAGCTATGAACACCCGTTGTTGTTGTCCCCCAGAAAGCTCTCCAATTTGCCGTTTTCGAAAATCAGTCATTCCAACTTTCTCTAAGGCACCCGTGACAATCTTCTTATCATCTTTAGATGGACGTTTATACCAAGGTAAATGAATAAACCTCCCCATCATCACTACATCTTCAACAAGTACAGGAAAATCCCAATCAATCTGACTTCTTTGCGGAACGTAAGCAATTAATTTTCTCGCTTTTTTTATTGATTTTTGCAAAGCAGATATCCCACTATTTGTAGATTTTTCTAAACCTAATATCGCTTTAATTAATGTCGACTTACCAGCACCATTAGGTCCAACAATTCCAATTAATTTTCCTGCATCCGCAGTGAAACTCACATTATTTATAGCTTGAAGATTATCGTAATAAACGGAGAGATTATTGACCTCTAACATTCGTTCCATTATAAAACCCCTCTCTATTATTAAATTGACAAAAACCTATTCAACGAGATATCTAGTTCCATCCAAAGAAACCACTACCCGTAATATACCTAACCCATTTTATGAAAGTTATTTAGGTTTCGTGATAAAAAGTTTCCTTAGGTAAACTTTTTATACTATAACCAATTATATTAGCTAAGGGGAAACATTGTAAATGATTTTTTATAATCTTTATTCATTCAAGAAGCTAAAGTGATGTAAATTTTATTTTTTTATCCAGATTTCACACTTTTTTTCTCCTTTCATAAACTGATTGTATTAGTGCTGCGAGGAGGAAGAAGTGATGAATCCTTTTATTCAACAAATGATTAATCATAAGATTAATTCTTTAACAAAAAAGGAATTAATTACATTATCCCATCAACACCAAATGCCTATTAATGGGGGGCAGGCAAGTAAGGTAATTCAAATTATTCAATCAGAGCCAATCGACATTGGAAATCGTTCACAAGTAGAACGAATGATCCAAAGGTTACAAAACGAAGTAGATCCTCATGTGTCAAAATTAGTTAATCAACTCCTAAATCAATACGGTCATTTACTTTCCCAACTATAGAACTATAGAGAGAACTCTTAAAAGCATAGTATCGTTAAGCGAACTCGTTCCAGTAAGCTGGAACATCGGAGAATCAGATGGAGTTTCGACTCCACCTGATTATAACTTCCCACCTACGATACGCTAAGTGGTGGGATCTTTACCCTAAGAACTTAACCAGGATAAACTCAGCTTTCCAAAAAAAAAGACGCTCAGTTCACATCGTAAACTTGAGCGTTTTTGCATTAAGAATTCATAATTTCTTCTTTTAATTTTTCATTAAAACTCGAATTCTTTAACATTTCAATTTCATGCTTGTATGGTGCTTTTTTATTGTTTTTGTCTTCACCGATATAAGGAGTCTCTAAAATTTTCGGAACATCCTTTAGTTGTGGGTGGTGCACAATTTTATGGATTGCTTCGTATCCAATGTGGCCAAATCCAATATTTTCATGGCGGTCTTTTCCTGCGCCACGTTCATTTTTACTATCGTTAATATGAAGTACCTTTAATCGGTCTATTCCAATTATTTTATCGAACTCTTCAAGAACACCATCAAAATCATTCACAATATCATATCCAGCATCGTGTGTATGACAAGTATCAAAGCATACAGATAATTTCTCATTATGAGTAACGCCATTGATAATTGATGCTAATTCATCAAATGATCGTCCACATTCAGATCCTTTTCCTGCCATTGTCTCAAGAGCAATTTGCACATTTTGATCCTTCTCAAGAACTTCATTTAATCCTTCGATAATTTTTTTAATCCCAGCTTCTGCTCCTGCACCAACATGTGCACCAGGGTGAAGTACGATTTGTTTGGCGCTTAACGCCTCTGTCCGTTCAATTTCACTACGTAAGAAATCGACACCTAATCGAAAGGTAGCTGGTTTTTCTGTATTGGCAATATTAATAATGTACGGAGCATGAACAATAATTTCGTTTATGCCATTTTCATTCATATGAGCTAAACCTGCTTCAATATTTAACTCTTCAATTGGCTTTCTTCTTGTATTTTGAGGAGCCCCCGTATAAATCATAAATGTGTTCGCACCGTAGGAAACAGCTTCTTCACTTGATGCTAACAACATTTTCTTTCCACTCATCGAAACATGTGATCCTAAAATCATATTTCTCCACTCCTTGTAAAACATCTTTTATAGTTATCTAAACGGATTTTTCGCTATTCCCACCGTAGTTTAACAAGTATTTGACTCTTTAAGTTTTGAGTAAAATACTATTCATTTAGTAACAGACTTACGAAATGTTTTACGTACTATTTCTTCCTATTTAATCTTCTGTCTCGTTTCTCTTTCTTTTCTTGCAAATAACGAGCTTTCTTTTTATATCCTGGTTTTACTTTTTTCGGTTTGGCTAGTGCTTTCCCACTACTTACTGTACTTTTACTTTTCGGTTTATTGCCACCAAACTTAGGTTTTTCTAACTTTATTAATTCCCCATTCTTTATATCAGCAAATATAAAGTTAATGCCTCTTTTCATCAATTTCTCAATAGCTTCTTGTTCCTGAGGCTCATAAATTGTTACGGCTAACCCTTCTTTTCCTGCACGAGCTGTTCTACCTACTCTGTGAATATAAAAATCCAAATCTTTTGGTATATTATAATTGATTATATGGGTAATTCCTTTAATATCCATTCCTCTAGCTGCTAAATCTGTAGCGACTAAATATTGAATCTTCACATCATTGACTTGTTTCATAATCTGTTTTCTTTCTCGAGCCTGTAAACCTCCATGCAATCTTCCCACATTTAGCCCTGCAGTTTGCATTGCATCGGCTACTTCATCCGCTTGTTCTTTCGTATTTGTAAAAATAATAGCAAGATACGGATTAACAATCTTCGCAACCTCAATTGTTACTTCAATTTTATTACGATGTCTTAACGAAATTAACCTATGCTCAATCGTTGGTGCCGTAGCATGTTCTGGTTTCACGTGTACATGTCTTGGGTTATTCATATATTTCCGTAAAAAAGGCTGCAATTTTTCTGGGATGGTTGCTGAGAATATAAGCATTTGCAATTCAACAGCCATTCGTGAGGCTAATTTATCAACGTCTTCGATAAAGCCCATATCTAACATTTGATCTGCCTCATCTACTACAAGCATCGATGTATTTTGAACACCTAAAGCTTGTGCAGATACTAAGTCATTAATACGACCTGGGGTTCCAACTACAATATGCGGCTGTGCTTTTTCAAGCTTATCTATCATTCGGGTACGATCTGTTCCACCAACAAGCAACTTTGCTTGGATCGTTTGCTCTTCTTGATGATCTAACAATTTCTTTAATTCATTGAAAATTTGAGTAGCTAGTTCTCGAGTTGGTGCAGTTATGATAGTTTGTACTTCTGCTTTAT
This window encodes:
- a CDS encoding deoxyribonuclease IV, yielding MILGSHVSMSGKKMLLASSEEAVSYGANTFMIYTGAPQNTRRKPIEELNIEAGLAHMNENGINEIIVHAPYIINIANTEKPATFRLGVDFLRSEIERTEALSAKQIVLHPGAHVGAGAEAGIKKIIEGLNEVLEKDQNVQIALETMAGKGSECGRSFDELASIINGVTHNEKLSVCFDTCHTHDAGYDIVNDFDGVLEEFDKIIGIDRLKVLHINDSKNERGAGKDRHENIGFGHIGYEAIHKIVHHPQLKDVPKILETPYIGEDKNNKKAPYKHEIEMLKNSSFNEKLKEEIMNS
- a CDS encoding metal ABC transporter ATP-binding protein, whose amino-acid sequence is MERMLEVNNLSVYYDNLQAINNVSFTADAGKLIGIVGPNGAGKSTLIKAILGLEKSTNSGISALQKSIKKARKLIAYVPQRSQIDWDFPVLVEDVVMMGRFIHLPWYKRPSKDDKKIVTGALEKVGMTDFRKRQIGELSGGQQQRVFIARALAQQATLFFLDEPFAGIDITSEDIIIRILKTLKEEGKTILVVHHDLSKVEEYFDQIMLVNKELIGYGEVSETFKPELLSKTYQGKIKLFKENDQMMVVSN
- a CDS encoding DUF2624 domain-containing protein, translated to MNPFIQQMINHKINSLTKKELITLSHQHQMPINGGQASKVIQIIQSEPIDIGNRSQVERMIQRLQNEVDPHVSKLVNQLLNQYGHLLSQL
- a CDS encoding DEAD/DEAH box helicase is translated as MTNSNFSRFDLQAFLIEAITAQGFSLPTEIQERLIPAIRSGKDVIGQSQTGSGKTLAFLLPIVDMINTDKAEVQTIITAPTRELATQIFNELKKLLDHQEEQTIQAKLLVGGTDRTRMIDKLEKAQPHIVVGTPGRINDLVSAQALGVQNTSMLVVDEADQMLDMGFIEDVDKLASRMAVELQMLIFSATIPEKLQPFLRKYMNNPRHVHVKPEHATAPTIEHRLISLRHRNKIEVTIEVAKIVNPYLAIIFTNTKEQADEVADAMQTAGLNVGRLHGGLQARERKQIMKQVNDVKIQYLVATDLAARGMDIKGITHIINYNIPKDLDFYIHRVGRTARAGKEGLAVTIYEPQEQEAIEKLMKRGINFIFADIKNGELIKLEKPKFGGNKPKSKSTVSSGKALAKPKKVKPGYKKKARYLQEKKEKRDRRLNRKK
- a CDS encoding metal ABC transporter permease codes for the protein MQDILTFIDQVSRYNYLQQALIAAILVGIICGVIGCFIILRGMALMGDAISHAVLPGVVIAYMVGSSFFIGAVIAGVLTALGIGYVSQNSRIKDDSAIGILFTAAFALGVVLLTNLRGTSLDLWHILFGNVLAVSRSDLWVTFGIGIFVLLMIFLFYRPLLMSTFDPTMAKAAGIPVQLIHYLLMLLLSLVTVASLKTVGIILVVAMLITPGATAYLLTDRLPVMLFLSAFFGSISAILGIFFSVIYDVASGAAIVLVASVLFGIVFFFSPKQGVITRYLRSKVQRTA
- a CDS encoding RNA degradosome polyphosphate kinase produces the protein MSTNHIEQKKNLDLNDPTFYNNRELSWLAFNERVLEEAIDERNPLLERLKFLAIFSSNLDEFFMVRVAGLKDQVKAGFNRPENKAGLTPKQQLKRISEKTQQLVRLQDNMFCETLLPMLYHEGVHFLAIDEVTNEQMTFLEERFNHYIFPVLTPMAIDAYRPFPMLLNKSLNLAVLLKEDNRQQEKERLAIVQVPSVLSRFIQLPTRDDKQQFILLEDVISHFIGVLFQGYKVLSVSPFRITRNADLTIHEEGARDLLREIEKELKKRKWGATVRLEMQEGLMESKVLNLLLDVLEVHSNDVYSFKGPLDLSFLFKLYGKLVSEFEHLANENFIPQPPVDLINEENIFHAIDKKDIFLHHPYESFHPILDFLSMAADDPSVLAIKQTLYRVSGDSPIIHSLARAAEQGKQVTVLVELKARFDEENNIQWAKKLEKAGVHVIYGITALKTHSKITLVVRHENNKIQRYVHLGTGNYNDSTAKLYTDMGILTSEEDFGIDATNFFNYLSGYSDKPVWNHISTAPFQIRETFIDAINQEISAHLQTGNGRIIAKMNSLTDKPIILKLYEASQAGVKIDLIVRGICCLRPGIEGVSENIRVRSIVDRFLEHSRIFYFHHGGQESIFLSSADWMTRNMEKRIEILFPIYSPNIKQRIIEVLNITLKDNVKAREQDKTGHYHYVACHNGETPIQSQLAFYEMAARFNEDY